CAATTTTATTGAAGGAGTAAATTAAATTTTCCTGCTCGAAATATCCGTGAATATAGTTAGCTAATTTTTTAAGCGCTTCGTTTTTTAAATTTTTTTGAAGGTATTTTGACTCAACGGTAGCCGCATTTAAATAAACTGCCCTCGCTTCAAGGATTTTAGGGATAAGCCCGTGAACCAGAGTAGGCACTTTGATTTCTTTCAGAAAATAGGTTTCAGGATCGTGCTTTTCCTTTTTCTCAAACCCTTTATAAAACGTCTGATTCTGCCTAGTTATACTTGTTACAGAATTTGTATTTTCGTTTAAACAAACTGTATACAAAGCATTAAAAGAGCATTCTTTACCATGTGAACCCCTATAGCAGAAGTTTATAGAAAAAATGTTTTCGCCATAAATATTTTCAAAATATTCAGGCGGGTAATGATAAATTCGGATATCATCGGTATCTGACGTCAACCCCTCTGCGTGAAGGAGTTTTTTGATAGTGCCCTTAGCATCGTTCAAAATGTTATTCTTAGAATCCTCCGAAGAATAGATTTTTTCGCACGTGTCTTTTAGAAGGTTTAGCCAACGCGCCTTTTTGGCTGGTACAGAGCTACCTCTTTCTGTGTTCCAGTTGTTATGAATTACGGTATAGGGATCCGTTTCTGTTTGAGTACTTTCGAGAGGAGTGATCTCGACCTTAATAGGAGTAGCCGTTTCGGGAAGCGAGAGGATGGGATATTTAACTGAGCTTTCGAGGAGACGTTGTGAAAGAGGTGCCTTGTTTTTGCTATCCGTACTATAGGACTGGATATTTGAGGGAATTTTTATACCTTCTTGCTTTATGTGAACTGTTCTCTTTTGCAGAGATCCAACAATGAGGTTGGTCGATATCTTATAGAAGGAGGTAGGATCAATCAGTTTTTTAAGCTTCAACATAATACACTTTCTTTAGGGGTTAACAAAATAAGTTAGCCCGAGTGTATTATATTGAAACTCTAGTGTCTATCTCAAACGGGTATTCAAACTTTCAGTACGTGATTATTTTGAATTAATTTTCGTACGGAATATAAGTTTCGGCTCCGCGTTCTTCTACAGAGAAAGCCTTGTGTTCCGAGCTAGATGAAACGATTTTAGAGACTCGGGTTACGGAAGTAACGTTACCCTCTTTATCGGTATTAAGTTTGTAGACGATGCGGCTTTCGACATACTCATCACCCTCAACTCGGTGAGTGGTACGATTAATCTCAACCAAGTTATCTTTAAGAAAAGTAACTTCAACGGCGATATGATAAGGTGATTTTTCCTTGTCTGAAAGCAGCTTATGGATCTTTTGTTCTGTAGTTTCCTTGATCGTTTTTGAGTGATCCGAAGACGCGTAGTCAAGGAGTTCAGTGGCAAGCTTTCCGCTCAAATCAAAAGAAATTTTTCCATTATTAAGCCCCTCATTCAAATTCAGCATCCACTCACAGGCCGAGGCCTGAAAGGCCCTCCATCCTTCTATGATGTAATTGATGAGCGCCTGGCGGTGCGGGGCAATATCGGTACCCTCTTTATTACGCCATGATAACTGTTTTGTTTGTTTTGATTTTTGGAGATCAAATTCTTCGAATTCGACATCAATGATTCTATTTTTTTTCTCGCTTGGATTAAACTGAAATTTAGAATCCTTCGAGTACAAGCGTGTTTGACTATCAAAAGGCGAGAACAGGATGTTGTAGTTCTTGAGTAGTTTTAAACCATTATCATTGATGATAAAATTCTGGTTGAACTTTATAAGATTTTGAAGTGGTTTTTTACATTTATTAAACATGATACCGGTTCTTTCTTTTAAGGATTAAAACAAAAAAAACTATGATTGTTTATTGTTACTGAAAAAAGTAATGAAAAAACAAGCATAGCCTATGCTTTATAAAAAAAGAAATTTTAGAGAAGCGTCAACAGATTAATCGGTTAATTTTTATCCCGGTAATTGCAAGAAAGTGGCTTCTTCAATAAACTCACGCGCCTTTTCAACCAAGTGAAAATCCTCTCCCAGTTCCTTAATAAGAACATCATACTCACGCTGGAGATTGGTGTGGATGAGGTATGGGTTATCTGTATTAATACTAAAAGGAACCTTTTCTTTTTCGAGGAGACGAATAACATCCGCTATCATTGCGTAATTCGGAGCAGAACGCGTGACAATGTTTACGGAAGGACAAATTTCAAAACAGACATTCTTTTTACGAAGTTGATCAAAAATGCGCTTCTTTTGTTTACCCTCTGCTTTAATGACCTGGATACCGTGGCCAATACGATCCGGCTGGATGATGTCAAGGACGTTTGCAATACCATCTACACCCGTGTGCTCTGTTTCGCCAACGTGCCAAGTGACACCAAGATTTACCTTTCTGGCGGCTTCGACCATTGTTGCAACCTCGGCAAGCCATTCTTTGTCGTGATCTCTCAAGAGGGATTCGGGGCCAGCCATATCGATACCCACTACGCCATAAGCGCCGTGCAGTACGCCATGGTTACGAAAACGGACAGCAGCCTCTACGATTTTCCAGTTGTTTTCATGAGAAAGCTCTTTACCAAGGGAAAAAATAATGCCTGTGCGCACATTATAGTGTACTGATGCTCTCTGGAGACCTTGAATAGTAGCCAAAATAATGGCATCGAGCGTGTGCTGCCCGCGACGTAGGCGTTTTAAAGGATTATAACGAACCTCCATGCCGGTGATATGGGCTCGGCGGTAGGCTTTGGCAACGGCTTGATAAGCAGCGACACTTGCGGCTTGAGGAGAAGATTGTATCAACTCGGTTGCGTGAAAATACCGACCCAAGAAGTCGTCTAAATCGCGCAAGGCGCCCTGCTCAACAGTTAAGAAGTTGTGAAGATCGTCAAATGTCTTGAATTCTGTTTGCAGACCACTATCACACAAGATCTCCCATAGTACCGATGACGGTACTGCCCCTCCAAGATGTGTGTGCATGTCTATCATAACTTATGAAGTGGCCCTATCGTAATATTTTTCCACGAATTGATCAATCCTATTTAATACAATTTCCCTACCCAGTACGCTGAGCATTGGATAGAAAGAAGGCCCCATGCCCATACCGGATACGGCAAAGCGAATAGGAAGCAGGAATTCGTTTGGTTTTAAATTATTTTCAGTAGCAACCTGATGGATACATTGCTCGATGGCCTCGGCTGTAAACGCTTCGAGCTGAGCGAAGCCAGCCTTTACGAGTTGTAAGCGGTTGACGGGATCGCCCTTCTTAAAGACTTTAGTTTCGGTATCATGATCGATTAAGAAGCTATCATTAAAAAAGTAGCGAATGAAGTGTGGCAGTTCCTCGATCGAACGAACCTTTTCCTGACAAAGCGCCAGGACTTGTAGGAGATAATCTCCGCGGTTACCCACCTCTGGAAGTTCTTCAGCGGAAACAAGCGCAGGGCGCGCTATTTCAGCAAATGTCTCCAATGGGAGGCTACGAGTATACTCCGCGTTCATGAAAGAAAGTTTTTGCTCATCGAAACGAGCATTGTTTTTATTAACCCCCTTGAGTTCAAAGAGCTCGATGGTTTCTGCGATCGGCAGTACCTCGCGGTCATCTTTAGGAGACCACCCGAGCAAACATAAATAGTTACGAACGGCCTCAGGGAGGAAGTGACGTTTTTGATATTCTTCGATCAAAGCGCCGACATCCCGCTTGCTCATTTTGCCCGGCCCATTGGATTTTAGAATTAAAGGAATATGGGCAAACTTTGGTACGGGAGCTCCGAATGCCTTAAAGAGCTCCGTGTGTTTACTGGTATTAGAAAGATGATCCTCGCCACGGATGACGTGTGTGATGCCCATTGTAATATCATCCACAACAACCACAAAGTGGAAGACCGGCATGCCATTGGAACGGACGATGACGAAGTCCTTTTCCTCGAGACGCTCGACACGGCCACGAATTTCGTCCTCAATGACCTGTACTTCGCCTGAGACCCTAAACCAAATAGCGCCATCCTTTTCGTAAGCCTTGTCCTCATCCAATAACTGCTGGATGTATTTTTTGTAAAGCTCTGTACGTTGAGATTGAAAGTAAGGACCATGAGCTCCCCCGACCTCGGGGCCCTCATCCCAATCAAGGCCTAGCCAGCGCATGCCATCCATTAAGCATTGTAACGCTTCAGGGGTGTTGCGTTCGGCATCCGTGTCTTCAATTCTGAGGACAAATGTGCCCCCCGTATGACGGGCATATAACCAGTTAAAAAGGGCGGTACGAGCGCTTCCAATATGGAAGAAACCCGTTGGGCTGGGGGCGAAACGAACGCGAACCTTATTATTGGGAGTATTATCCATGTATAATGTATTAATATAAAAGCAAAACTTTTGTTGTTAAATAAGAATCGCAATATCTTGCTGACTGTCAATCATTATCTTGGTAAACAATGTAGACTTCGAATACAAAATAGTATAGCGATTCTATATCGTGGCGTGATAGAACAGAATGAGACAGCACTGAACTTATGGTGAATTACAGGAGTTACGGTTCAGATAAAGAAGAAGTTTTATTAAACCGGAAGACCTCTACAAAAAGGCCGGTATTGCCACCGATAAACTATAGGCCAACCACTTACATTAATTGAGCAAGCACATTCTTGATACCAAGAATGAAAAAGACCCAGAAACCAATAATGAGGTGCGAGAGTGTGACACCTACAAGCGACCTGTGTTTTCTGT
This is a stretch of genomic DNA from Verrucomicrobia bacterium CG1_02_43_26. It encodes these proteins:
- a CDS encoding glutamate--tRNA ligase, with translation MDNTPNNKVRVRFAPSPTGFFHIGSARTALFNWLYARHTGGTFVLRIEDTDAERNTPEALQCLMDGMRWLGLDWDEGPEVGGAHGPYFQSQRTELYKKYIQQLLDEDKAYEKDGAIWFRVSGEVQVIEDEIRGRVERLEEKDFVIVRSNGMPVFHFVVVVDDITMGITHVIRGEDHLSNTSKHTELFKAFGAPVPKFAHIPLILKSNGPGKMSKRDVGALIEEYQKRHFLPEAVRNYLCLLGWSPKDDREVLPIAETIELFELKGVNKNNARFDEQKLSFMNAEYTRSLPLETFAEIARPALVSAEELPEVGNRGDYLLQVLALCQEKVRSIEELPHFIRYFFNDSFLIDHDTETKVFKKGDPVNRLQLVKAGFAQLEAFTAEAIEQCIHQVATENNLKPNEFLLPIRFAVSGMGMGPSFYPMLSVLGREIVLNRIDQFVEKYYDRATS